CACGACGCCGGTCTGCCGGCGGGCGTGTTCAACCTGGTCAACGGCGACGGTGCCGAGGTCGGCGCGGCCATGGCGGCGCACCCCGACATCGACATGATCTCCATCACCGGCTCCAACCGCGCGGGCGCCCTGGTCGCCCAAGCCGCGGCACCGACGGTAAAACGCGTCACCCAGGAGCTGGGCGGCAAGTCGCCGAACGTATTCTTGCCCGACGCCGACTTCGCCAAGGCCGTGCCGCCAGGCGTGATGTCGGCGTTGCGCAATGTCGGCCAGTCTTGCAGCGCCCCCACGCGAATGATCGTACCGAGGAATCGCCTGGCGGAAGTCGAGGCACTGGCGGCGACCACGGCCAATGCGATCGTCGTCGGCGCCCCAGGGTCGGAAGACACCGTGCTGGGCCCGATCGCCAACGAGGCCCAGTTCAAGCGCGTGCAAGCGATGATCGAAGCGGGCCTCGCGGAAGGCGCCAAGTTGATTTGCGGTGGGCCAGGTCGCGTGGACGGCTTTGCCAAAGGCTTCTACACCCGGCCAACGGTGTTCTCGCAAGTCGATAACGGCATGCGCATCGCCCAGGAAGAAATTTTCGGCCCGGTGCTGTGCATCATTCCGTACGACACCCTGGACGAAGCCGTCGCCATCGCCAACGACACCGTCTACGGACTGGGCGCACACGTCCAGGGCCAGGACCTCGACCAGGCACGCGCCGTGGCCGCGCGCATCCGTGCCGGGCAAGTCCTGCTCAATTACCCGGCCTGGAACCCCATGGCCCCGTTCGGCGGATACAAGCGCTCCGGAAATGGGCGTGAATATGGGCTCCATGGGTTCGAGGAATATCTGGAGATCAAGGCGATTGTCGGATTTGGTTGATCGCTCTGATATCGCGGACATCAAATGAAACCGAATTGACCAGCGTTATCCTTGGATTGGCGCATTGCAGCCCGGAGAATGGCCGGCCTCATTTGGCAGGACACATCAATGCGGCAAATCAGCGTCAACGCAAAGCCACTCAGGGGCCTGCATCGCCGCCTTCGCTCAATCGAGCGCTGGGCGTCGAATTTTGAAGGCAATTTCTATCCAAGGCAGGACGGTTACCGATATTCGAACTGGAAAATCCCAGTCCACGAACTGCTGGTCGAAGGCGATCAAGCCCGGATCGAAGTCCAGGCGTTCTGCGTCCAGCAGTTGCTCGAGGCAGCGGCCCACATATCTCGGGCGGCAGACCGCTCCGAAGGTTATTACCGCGTCGCCTGCCTTCTGACATGGCCATGGCTCTTTGAAAGCGAAGTCACCATTTTCTATGACAAGGACTACTACCTGGGTTTCCTCAGCGACGCGAACGCGCTAGCGCCCCAACGGATTAGCGACAAGTTGGCGCTGCACGTTCCACCCAATTTCATTGAACACGGGCGTAACGTAGTCCACCCAGAAAACAACATCACAGTCCAATGGTGGTGCATCGGCGAACCGGCCTGAGCACCTCGCCAACCCTACTCCTCTGCTCGCCCGCTGCCCTCGCGATCACCCTCATACCGCCGCGCCAACGCAAATGCCGGTAGCCAGGACTCACGACGCACGGTCCAGCATTCGTAGGTGGGTTTGAGTTGATCGGGGGAATCGAGCGCGCCAAGGTGCACTTCGATCTCGTCGCCGCTACGGGCGAACAGCGACGAGCCGCAGTGGGGACAGAAAAAGCGTCCGGCGTAGTCCCGGGTTTCGCCCGTGACGGTCACCGCGTCCCGGGGGAACACGGCCGCCGCGAAAAACACTGCGCCATGGTGCTTGCGGCAATCCAGGCAGTGGCAAAGGCCGACCCGGTAAGGGCGGCCGGAGGCTTCAAGGCGGACGTTGCCGCACAAGCAACCGCCGGTGAATCGGTCCATCGGTCTTCTCCTCTGCAGTCGGGAAAAATGTCATGACGCATGCCGATCAAGGATAGGCGCATGCTGCGCCATCAGCTCCACCACCCAATCAATGAACACCCGCAGCTTGGCACTGATATGCCGGTTCGGTGGGTAAGCCACATACATCGGCATCGACTCCAGTCGCCAGTCTTCGAATAGCGGAACCAACGTTCCCTGCGCCTGGTGGACCCGCGACATGTAGGTGGGCAACCAGAGCACCCCGAGCCCCGCCAGGCCGGCGGCCAAATAGGCATTGCCATCGTCGATCGCCAGGGCGTAGCGCCCCTTGATATGCAGGTGCTCGTCCTGCCGGTACATGGCATAGGGTAAGGCTTTGCCGGTGCGTGCCCAGAGGAAACCGACGACGCGGTGCTGGGAATCCTCCAACTCGCGGGGATGAGCCGGAGTGCCCAGACGCGCCAAGTAGCTCGGCGCGGCGAAGACGCCCAGGGCCAGGTCGCCGACGCGCCGGGCAATCAGCGATTGGTCCGTCAGCTCGCCGCCGCGAACCACGCAATCGACGTTCTCATCGATCATGTCGACGATGCGGTCGCTCACGCCCATGTCGATCTGGATATCCGGGTAACGCTCATAGAACGCTGGCAACGCCGGGATCAGGATCAGCGCCGCAAGTGGGCTCGGCACATCGACCCGCAGTCGGCCGCGCGGCAACGCCTGGGCGCCGGACAGGCTGGTCTCGGCGTCGTCCAGGTCAGCCAGCAGGCGAATCGCCCGCTCGTAGAACACCGCGCCGTCCGCCGTGACGTTGACCTTGCGCGTGGTGCGGTTGAGCAATTTGACCCGCAGCCGCGCTTCGAGCTGTTGCACCAGTTGCGTGACGGTGGTCTTGCTCATGTGCAGCGTCTCGGCGGCCTTGGTGAAACTGCCGGCCTCGACGACACGCACGAACGCTTGCATCGCGTCGAAACGATCCATTCTTTGCCTCGGATTGTTTGGTTTCTACAAACAGTGATCGCCAAGGTTGCTCGTTTATCGCCAGGGCACAAGCCCCTAGAGTGACTTCATCGTTGAGTTCCGGCCGCTATCGGCCATTGATGGAGAGATTCCCATGACCACCCGAGACGTTGTTTTCCCACCCGGCCGCCAAGCGCTTTACGAGCGCAACCGTTATTCACCGGCTGTTCGCTCCAACGGTTTGCTGTTCGTCTCCGGGCAGGTCGGCAGCCGCGAGGACGGCTCGCCGGAGCCGGTGCTGGAAGATCAGGTGCGCCGCGCCTTCACCAACCTGAATGCGATCCTCGCAGCCGCCGATTGCAGCTTTGACGACGTGATTGACGTTACCGTCTTCATGGTCGATCCGGAGTCGATCTTCGAACGGGTCTGGAGCGTCGTGGCCGAATTCTGGGGCAACGCGCCGCACCCGACGGTGACGGCGGTGGGCGTGACGTGGCTGTATGGCTTCCAGTTCGAGATCAAGGTGGTTGCCAGGTTGCCAGGGTCCTCCTTGTAGCATCGGGCGTGTGGAGGGTCTGCGGTGAGTGTGTTGGCTGTGCGTGCGCCATCGCGAGCAAGCTCGCTCCCACAGGGTTCCGTGCTGGCAGGAGAATCGAAGTCACCCTAATAAATGTGGGAGCGAGCTTGCTCGCGATCGCGTAGGGTCAGCTTGCATGGTCTTTTCTTCCGACCGCAAGCTACCCTTTCACCGCCGCCTCGATCGCCGCGATGTCGATCTTGGTCATCGTCATCATGGCCTCGAAGGCGCGCTTGGCGGCGGCTTTGTCGGCACTGGTGACCGCATCCACCAGCACCCGCGGGCTGATCTGCCACGACACGCCCCACTTGTCCTTGCACCAGCCGCAGGCACTCGCCTGGCCGCCGTTGTCGATGATCGCGTTCCACAAGCGGTCGGTCTCGGCCTGGTCGTCGGTTGCGATCTGGAACGAAAACGCCTCGCTGTGCTTGAACATCGCCCCGCCGTTCAAGCCGATGCAAGGAATGCCGATCACCGTGAAATCCACCGTGATCACATCGCCCTGGCTGCCCGACGGGTAATCGCCCGGCGCGTGGTGGATGGCGTTCACCGCGCTGTCGGGAAAGGTTCTTGCGTAAAATTCCGCCGCCTCTTGCGCAGTGCCGTCGTACCAGAGGCAGATCCTGTTCTTGTTGTTCATTCGGATTCTCCGAAAGGGACTGGACCGTGAAGTCTAGCAGTCCCTCCGGAGGTGAATGGACTCAGGTGAACAGATCGACGCCCAACTGGAATGCCACCCACAACGCCAGGCCGGTCGCAAACATCAGCGCAATGTTCTCGAACAGATTGTTGCGGTATTCCTTGCCCAGCAGCGATTTCTGGTTGGACATGATCAGCAGGCCCAGGGAGATCACCGGCAGGCCAACGATGTTCAGTGCATTGACACCGATGGTCAGGGTCACGAAGTCCGGCATGCCCGGCAACGACCAGATCAACGGCGTGACGAGGATGAACAGCATGAACCACTTGTGCATCGGGTCGCGGTGGAATTCCTTGCCATAGCGCTCGCGACGCTCGGGTCGCACGTGCTGGAAAGCATCGGTGATCAACATCGGGAACGCCGTGGTCTTGCCGGAAATGCTGGCGAACAGCGTAGCGAAGACGCCGATGAAGAACACGTACCAACCGATCGAGCCAAAGAACATTTCCAGGGCCTTGCCCAGGTCGCCGAGGGTTTTCACCTCGATACCGTTTGGCCGAAGGATCTCCGCGCCAACGATCCAGATCGCGAGGTTGATGACGATCCCGACGAACACCGCAAACAGCAGGTCGTTGCGCTGGATACGCTTGTGCTCCGGCCCGACCCAGCCTTTCTGGCGCATGACATAAGGGTGGACGAAGTTGGCGATGGAGCCCGCCACCGCACCGATCACCGAGACCGCCACCAGCAGCGCACCGTGCACGCCTTCATCGGGCGGAATGCTGAAGCCGATGGTGCCTTTGACGATCCCGGCGACATCCGGACCGGACATGACCGCCAGGGCCAGGAATGCCAGCGTCATGATCGCCAGCAAGGCCTTCATCACGCCTTCGATCATCGAATAGATATTGCGCCCGACGAGCATCCACACCGCCAGCACCACCGCCACCGAGCACAGCAGCGGGTAGTCGACCTTGAGCAGCATCGCCAGGGCCTCGCCGGCGCCCTTGATCATGTAGGCGTTCATCAAATGGCCCATGAGCAGCGCGTACACCAGCAGGAACCAGGCGAAGAACGGATTGAGCTGGGCGTAGCCCTGGAGGATGGTCATGCCCTGGTTATTGCAGAGCTGGAAGCGCGCGATGATGTTGACGATCAGGTATCGCAGCAGCAGGGACACCGCCAGCACCCACATCATGGCGTAGCCATAGTTCGCACCGGCCACGGAAGACGTGATGAGGTCGCCGGCGCCCAGCCAGGACAGCACGGCAATGATGCCGGGGCCAAGAAGCTTCAAGAGGCGTACGAAGCGGCTCTGCGCGGGAGCCACGGCCTGGCCTTCGGCGGAAGGAATGCTCGACATGGATGAGTCTCCGTTGTTTTTTTTGTGAGAAACGGAAACAGTCGACCACATTACGTACGACATCGTACAACTAAAATCAGGCTGGAATTATGTAGAAATGTTTCATGGGCCCCGGGGCTCAAAGACACCGGGGCCGTCGACCTTCGTCACGGCGCCTCCCTCCGCTCACCGTTATTGATCATCCAGCGAATCATGCTCGCCAACGGCACCCGATAGTGCTGGGTTGCGCATTGGCCGGCCTGCTGCGGGTCGTACCATTCGACGTAGCGGCTGAACAGCACATGGCGGCCGTCCTCGGCCACCCGCAGCTCCATTTCGCGGCAATGCAACATTCCCTGATCGAGGGTTTTTACCCGTCGATGCAGGACCAGCGCCTGGCTATTCATTCGCGGCGCCCTCTTCCCCACATCGTGGAGCGTCCTGGACGGAACCCAACTTTCCTTGCGCGACAAAATCGGCACGGCGCTGGGCGATGGCGTCGCGAAGCGCCACGTAGTAATCCGGCTGGGTCTGCAGCTTGTCGGTGAGTGGCAACGCCTCCGCGCGGCCATCGACGACGCCACCCACGGTCTTGATCGTGCCCAGGGTTTCAACGGTATCGCTGTTGTCGCCGAACGGATCGACCGCAAAGCTCACCACCTTGCCGGTCGCGTCCCTCAGGTTGGCGGTGCCCAGCAGCGGCAGCTCGACGATCGGTCCGGGAGCGATGTTCCAGACGCCAAACGTCTGGCCGAAATCGGACTCGTGGCGTTCGATGCCCAGCTTGCCCGACACATCGATCAAGCCGACGATACCCACCGTGGTGTTAATGGCAAAACGGCCCAGTGTGTTGACCGAACGCTGCCCGTTGCCTTGCAGCAAATCGTTGATGAACACCTTGGGCTCGCCGAAGTTGGCGACGAAGTTGTGCACGCCGGCCTGGAGCATGTCCGGCAATTTGCGATACCCACGGGCGATCGGGGCCAGGGCGTAATCGTCGACGGTGCGGTTGAAGGCGAAAATGCCACGGTTCACCGGTTCGGCTGGATCATGGACGGCGAAGGGCACGCTCTCGCAACTGCCTGGCGTGGCAGTGGGCGTACTGCTGCAACCGCTGGCGAGTGCCGCCAGCGCGACGATGACGGTGGATCGGACAAGCAACGGCGCGGGTTTGGTGATCGGCATGCGGGGCTATCTCGGGGAGGAATGGGGACGATACCAATCAGCCAATGACGCGGTTCCTGTGGCGAGGGGATTTATCCCCGCTGGGTTGCGAAGCGACCCCAAAACCAGGCACCACGGTACGTCTGGTTCATTGAGTCAACAGCTTTGGGGCTGCTTCGCAACCCAGCGGGGATAAATCCCCTCGCCACGGGTTCCGTTTGCCATCGTCTAACCAACTGGAATCGACCCCATCCTGCCGCCGTTTTCTTGCCCACAGATTTCCGGAATATTGCTCTCCGGCAGCTTTGTTTCCGGATTGAAATATATGACGCAAGCCCCGGATTGCCCCTAGTATTCCACCCGTATTCATTGCCCGACGTGACCCCCGTGAGCCATTTACTCCTGGTGGACGACGACCTCGAAGTCCTCGCCCTCCTGCGCAAATTCCTCGAACAACACGGCTATAGCGTCGAAGTCGCCGCCGACGGCAAAGCGCTGTGGCAAGCGGTGGAACGCCGACAGCCGGACCTGATCATCCTCGACGTGATGCTGCCGGGCGACAACGGACTGGTGCTCTGCCAGCGCCTGCGCACCGAGCACCGGGTCGGGATCATCATGCTCACCGCCATGGGCGAGTTGAGCGACCGCGTCGTCGGCCTGGAAATGGGCGCCGATGACTACCTGACCAAACCCTTCGACGCCCGCGAACTGCTGGCCCGGGTACGCGCCGTCCTCCGGCGCACCGGTGAAGCCAGGGGCGCCTTGGGCGACTTGACCCGCCCGGTCCTGGAATTCGACGGCTGGCAACTGGACGTCACCCGCCGCGAGTTGCGCTCCCCCGACAAGGTCATGATTCCCCTGTCCAGCGGCGAGTTCGAACTGCTGCTGGTCTTCGTCGAACATCCACGTCGGGTGCTCAGCCGCCAGCAACTGCTGGACCTGGCCCGTGGCGAAACCTTCGATGCGTTCGACCGCAGCATCGACGTGCAGGTCAGCCGACTGCGTCGCAAGCTGGAGACCGACGTCACGGGCCCGTCGATGATCCGCACCGTCCGCAACAGCGGCTACTTGTTCAGCCCCCACGTGGTGAAGCGATGACACCGGGCGGCACGAAGGTGTCTCGACCACGGGACACCGTGGCGCGGTGGATCGCCTTGACCACGATGGTGGCGATGCTGACGTTGCTGGCCCTCAACGAATTGTTCGGGGTATTGGCCGGTGCCTGGGCACGCCCTCCCCTGATGGAAACCGGCCTGATGGACAAGGCCGCGGCAATCACGCGCATCATCGATTCCGCCGCTCCCGGGCAACGCCACGACATCGCCAAGACCGCCAGCGACCCGGGGCTCAGCGTGCAATGGTTGCAGCGCTATGAGGACGCGCGGTTGCCAGTCATCGGAGACCCGGAGTTCAGTGAAGGTTCGGTTTTCCTGCGCCGGCAATTGAACAGGCCCGACGCCCGAATCGAGGCCTATGAGCCGGACGATTGGCCAACCAAGGATAATCCTGACAGGCGCTACGCGGTGATCATCGAGCTGACCGACCACACCTGGGTCATATTCTCGGTGTCATCCCGCAGTTGGGGCCTGGGGGAATGGCAACGCAACCTGATCATCATCGCGCTGATCCTGCTCTCAACCTTGATCGTCGCCCTGATCGCCACACGACACCTGGCGACCCCCCTGGAGCACTTTGCCGAGGGCGCCCGGCGCTTCGGCGTGGACTTCCGGGCGCCGCCGATCCCAGTCGTGGGCCCCTATGAAATCCGCCAGGCGATCCTCGCGTTCAACGCCATGCAGGCCCAGCTCAAGCACTTCGTCCAGGACCGCACGCAGATGCTCGCGGCCATCTCCCACGACCTGCGCGCACCGTTGACCCGCATGCGCCTGCGCGGGGAATTCATCGAGGACGCCGACCAGCAATCGAAGCTGTTCAGGGACGTTGACGAGATGCAGGCAATGGTCAACGCCGCACTGGAATTCTTCCGCGACGAAGCACGCCTTGAACACGCCACGGCATTTGATCTGGCTGAGCTGCTGCACACCGTCGTCGATGACTTCAGGGACGCCGGCACCGAAGTGTCGTTCGAAGGCGCCCAGCGTTTTGTCTATGTCGGCCGACCCATCGGGATCAAGCGTGCGCTGACCAACCTGATCGACAACGCGGTCAAATATGGCAGCGAGCCCGGCGTTCGTTTGAAAGCCTTCGCCGATTGCGTCGAGATCCGCATCGTCGACCGCGGGCCGGGCATCGCGCCTCACTATCAAGAGCAGGTGTTCGCGCCGTTCTTTCGCGTCGAGGGCTCGCGCAACAAAAACACCGGCGGCGTCGGCCTGGGCCTGTCGGCGGCACGGGCGACGGTGCTGGAGCATGGCGGGACACTGGTGCTCAGGAATCGACGCGAGGGTGGCCTGGAAGCCAGGGTCTCGCTGCCGCTCAATTGACCCCGGCGAGGCGCGCTGAACAACGATGCCCTAAAACCCACGCGATTTCGGTAGGATGTCCGGCCTTTTGACCCGGCCCCCTGTCTCGTGGAATTGCCCCGATGATCCTGATCGTTTACGCCCATCCCTACCCCGACCAGTCGCGGGTCAACCAGCAGATGCTCAAGCGCGCGTCCGCCAATCCGGACGTGGTCATACGGTCGCTCTACGATCTCTACCCAGACTTCGCCATCGACGTCGAGGCGGAACAGCGCGCCGTCGAACAGGCGGATCTGATCGTCCTCCAGCATCCAATGTACTGGTACAGCATGCCGCCCCTCTTGAAATTGTGGATCGACAAAGTCTTCACCCATGGCTGGGCCTACGGCAAAGGCGCCACGGCCCTCAATGGCAAGGGCCTGCTGTGGGCCGTCACCACGGGTGGCGAGCGGGAACATTTCCAGATCGGCGCGTACCCGGACTTCTCAGCGCTGGCCCAGCCACTCCACGCCACGGCGCTTTACTGCCACATGCGCTGGCTGGAGCCGGTCGTCGTGCACGGCGCGTATGCCGCCGAGTCCGAAGCCCAACGCGCACAAATCGAACACTACGGCGCACGCCTGGCCTCTTGGAAGGAAGATTGAGATGGAGACGCACAGCCTGATCGAAATGCTCATCTACCTGGCCTCGGCGACGCTGATCGTGCCGATTGCCGTGCGCTTCGGCCTGGGCCCGGTGTTGGGTTACCTGCTGGCCGGCTGCATGATCGGCCCGTGGGGGCTCAAGCTCATCACCGATGTGAAGGCGATCCTGGAATTCGCTGAAATCGGCGTCGTGTTGATGCTGTTCATCATCGGCCTTGAGCTCGATCCCAAGCGCCTGTGGGCGCTGCGCCGGATGGTGTTCGGCGGCGGCGCCTTGCAGATGCTGGCCTGCGGCGGCGCAATCGCGGCGTTCTGCGCGGCCTTGGGTTTGAACTGGACGGCAGCGCTGCTGGTCGGCCTGACCTTGAGCCTGTCCTCCACCGCTATCGCCATGCAGGCGATGAGCGAACGCAACCTGACCGCCACCGCCGTCGGGCGCAGCAGTTTTGCCGTGCTGCTGTTCCAGGACATCGCGGCCATTCCCCTGGTCGCCATGATCCCGTTGTTGTCTGCCCACGGCGAAACCCCATCCGGCATGGCCCTGGCGCTGTCGATCGTGAAGATCGTCGCCGCCATCAGCGTCGTCGTGCTGCTCGGGCGCTACGTGACGCGACCGCTGCTGCGTTTCGCCGCGCGCTCGGGCCTGCGGGAGATCTTCAGTGCCGTGGCGCTGTTCCTGGTGTTCGGTTTCGGTTTTCTGCTCGAAGAAGCCGGCCTATCGATGGCCATGGGCGCGTTTCTCGCCGGAGTCTTGTTGGCGAGTTCCGAATACCGCCATGCCCTGGAGAGCGACATCGAGCCGTTCAAAGGCCTGCTGCTGGGGCTGTTTTTCATTGGCGTCGGCATGTCGATCGATTTCGGCACGCTGATCAACGCACCGCTGAAAGTCATCACCCTGACCCTGGGCTTCATCCTGATCAAACTGCTGGTGATCAAGACCGTCAGCCGCTTCCTCAACGTCCCCGCCGGCCAGCGCTCCTGGCAAGCGGTGCTGCTCGGCCAGGGCAGCGAATTCGCTTTCGTGGTGTTCGGCGCCGCGACCCTGGCCGGCATTCTCACCGACCAATGGGGCAAGAGCCTGACGCTCGCGGTGGCCCTGTCCATGTGCCTGACGCCCTTGCTGATCCTGCTGCTGGACCGAATAGAGTCGGCCACCAAGAAGGACAGCCAGGAATCCGACCTCGTCGACCAGCAGAACCCTCGGGTGATCATCGCCGGCTTCGGTCGTTTCGGGCAGATCGCCGGACGTTTGCTGATGTCCTGCGGCGTCGAAGTGGTCGTCCTGGATCATGACCCTGACAATATCGAGACGCTGCGCAAATTCGGCGTGAAAGTGTTCTACGGCGACGCCACGCGCCTCGATCTGCTCCACGCGGCCGGCGCGGCCCAGGCGGTGGTGCTGATCAATGCGATAGATGACCAGCAGGACAACCTGACGCTGACCCGCATGGCCCAGGAGCATTTCCCCGGGTTGAAACTGATCGTGCGGGCGCGGGACATGGCGCACCTGATCACCCTGCGGCAACTGGGCGTGGAAAGCGCCGAGCGGGAAACCTTCGAAAGCGCGCTGGCATTGGGTCGCAGCGCGTTGGTGCAGATGGGCGTCGGTGCGTACGAGGCGCGTGAGCGCGCCGATCAGTTCCGTCGCCTGAACCTGCGCATGCTCGAG
This genomic interval from Pseudomonas alvandae contains the following:
- a CDS encoding RidA family protein is translated as MTTRDVVFPPGRQALYERNRYSPAVRSNGLLFVSGQVGSREDGSPEPVLEDQVRRAFTNLNAILAAADCSFDDVIDVTVFMVDPESIFERVWSVVAEFWGNAPHPTVTAVGVTWLYGFQFEIKVVARLPGSSL
- a CDS encoding GFA family protein yields the protein MDRFTGGCLCGNVRLEASGRPYRVGLCHCLDCRKHHGAVFFAAAVFPRDAVTVTGETRDYAGRFFCPHCGSSLFARSGDEIEVHLGALDSPDQLKPTYECWTVRRESWLPAFALARRYEGDREGSGRAEE
- a CDS encoding VOC family protein: MNNKNRICLWYDGTAQEAAEFYARTFPDSAVNAIHHAPGDYPSGSQGDVITVDFTVIGIPCIGLNGGAMFKHSEAFSFQIATDDQAETDRLWNAIIDNGGQASACGWCKDKWGVSWQISPRVLVDAVTSADKAAAKRAFEAMMTMTKIDIAAIEAAVKG
- the kefF gene encoding glutathione-regulated potassium-efflux system oxidoreductase KefF, producing the protein MILIVYAHPYPDQSRVNQQMLKRASANPDVVIRSLYDLYPDFAIDVEAEQRAVEQADLIVLQHPMYWYSMPPLLKLWIDKVFTHGWAYGKGATALNGKGLLWAVTTGGEREHFQIGAYPDFSALAQPLHATALYCHMRWLEPVVVHGAYAAESEAQRAQIEHYGARLASWKED
- a CDS encoding response regulator yields the protein MSHLLLVDDDLEVLALLRKFLEQHGYSVEVAADGKALWQAVERRQPDLIILDVMLPGDNGLVLCQRLRTEHRVGIIMLTAMGELSDRVVGLEMGADDYLTKPFDARELLARVRAVLRRTGEARGALGDLTRPVLEFDGWQLDVTRRELRSPDKVMIPLSSGEFELLLVFVEHPRRVLSRQQLLDLARGETFDAFDRSIDVQVSRLRRKLETDVTGPSMIRTVRNSGYLFSPHVVKR
- a CDS encoding sensor histidine kinase, whose amino-acid sequence is MTPGGTKVSRPRDTVARWIALTTMVAMLTLLALNELFGVLAGAWARPPLMETGLMDKAAAITRIIDSAAPGQRHDIAKTASDPGLSVQWLQRYEDARLPVIGDPEFSEGSVFLRRQLNRPDARIEAYEPDDWPTKDNPDRRYAVIIELTDHTWVIFSVSSRSWGLGEWQRNLIIIALILLSTLIVALIATRHLATPLEHFAEGARRFGVDFRAPPIPVVGPYEIRQAILAFNAMQAQLKHFVQDRTQMLAAISHDLRAPLTRMRLRGEFIEDADQQSKLFRDVDEMQAMVNAALEFFRDEARLEHATAFDLAELLHTVVDDFRDAGTEVSFEGAQRFVYVGRPIGIKRALTNLIDNAVKYGSEPGVRLKAFADCVEIRIVDRGPGIAPHYQEQVFAPFFRVEGSRNKNTGGVGLGLSAARATVLEHGGTLVLRNRREGGLEARVSLPLN
- a CDS encoding DUF3916 domain-containing protein — encoded protein: MRQISVNAKPLRGLHRRLRSIERWASNFEGNFYPRQDGYRYSNWKIPVHELLVEGDQARIEVQAFCVQQLLEAAAHISRAADRSEGYYRVACLLTWPWLFESEVTIFYDKDYYLGFLSDANALAPQRISDKLALHVPPNFIEHGRNVVHPENNITVQWWCIGEPA
- a CDS encoding aldehyde dehydrogenase family protein yields the protein MTKPSYIPHNTGQFYINGRWQSPAQATMLAVINPATEEVIAEVAQGSSPDVDRAVAAARAAMPGWAATPVTDRARILGKLHELILEHQEALAQVLSLEMGAAIGFARSMQVPLAAEHVRVARDVLSTYAFQKIENGTAIVREPIGVCGLITPWNWPLYQITAKVAPAIAAGCTVVLKPSELSPLSALLFAQLVHDAGLPAGVFNLVNGDGAEVGAAMAAHPDIDMISITGSNRAGALVAQAAAPTVKRVTQELGGKSPNVFLPDADFAKAVPPGVMSALRNVGQSCSAPTRMIVPRNRLAEVEALAATTANAIVVGAPGSEDTVLGPIANEAQFKRVQAMIEAGLAEGAKLICGGPGRVDGFAKGFYTRPTVFSQVDNGMRIAQEEIFGPVLCIIPYDTLDEAVAIANDTVYGLGAHVQGQDLDQARAVAARIRAGQVLLNYPAWNPMAPFGGYKRSGNGREYGLHGFEEYLEIKAIVGFG
- the kefC gene encoding glutathione-regulated potassium-efflux system protein KefC, with amino-acid sequence METHSLIEMLIYLASATLIVPIAVRFGLGPVLGYLLAGCMIGPWGLKLITDVKAILEFAEIGVVLMLFIIGLELDPKRLWALRRMVFGGGALQMLACGGAIAAFCAALGLNWTAALLVGLTLSLSSTAIAMQAMSERNLTATAVGRSSFAVLLFQDIAAIPLVAMIPLLSAHGETPSGMALALSIVKIVAAISVVVLLGRYVTRPLLRFAARSGLREIFSAVALFLVFGFGFLLEEAGLSMAMGAFLAGVLLASSEYRHALESDIEPFKGLLLGLFFIGVGMSIDFGTLINAPLKVITLTLGFILIKLLVIKTVSRFLNVPAGQRSWQAVLLGQGSEFAFVVFGAATLAGILTDQWGKSLTLAVALSMCLTPLLILLLDRIESATKKDSQESDLVDQQNPRVIIAGFGRFGQIAGRLLMSCGVEVVVLDHDPDNIETLRKFGVKVFYGDATRLDLLHAAGAAQAVVLINAIDDQQDNLTLTRMAQEHFPGLKLIVRARDMAHLITLRQLGVESAERETFESALALGRSALVQMGVGAYEARERADQFRRLNLRMLEEIVAQPEDDLKFRHDAYRRANALLTEMFNEDRQRPIDSWPEHHRNETEKSDG
- a CDS encoding MlaA family lipoprotein yields the protein MPITKPAPLLVRSTVIVALAALASGCSSTPTATPGSCESVPFAVHDPAEPVNRGIFAFNRTVDDYALAPIARGYRKLPDMLQAGVHNFVANFGEPKVFINDLLQGNGQRSVNTLGRFAINTTVGIVGLIDVSGKLGIERHESDFGQTFGVWNIAPGPIVELPLLGTANLRDATGKVVSFAVDPFGDNSDTVETLGTIKTVGGVVDGRAEALPLTDKLQTQPDYYVALRDAIAQRRADFVAQGKLGSVQDAPRCGEEGAANE
- a CDS encoding LysR family transcriptional regulator, with the translated sequence MDRFDAMQAFVRVVEAGSFTKAAETLHMSKTTVTQLVQQLEARLRVKLLNRTTRKVNVTADGAVFYERAIRLLADLDDAETSLSGAQALPRGRLRVDVPSPLAALILIPALPAFYERYPDIQIDMGVSDRIVDMIDENVDCVVRGGELTDQSLIARRVGDLALGVFAAPSYLARLGTPAHPRELEDSQHRVVGFLWARTGKALPYAMYRQDEHLHIKGRYALAIDDGNAYLAAGLAGLGVLWLPTYMSRVHQAQGTLVPLFEDWRLESMPMYVAYPPNRHISAKLRVFIDWVVELMAQHAPILDRHAS
- a CDS encoding Nramp family divalent metal transporter, which produces MSSIPSAEGQAVAPAQSRFVRLLKLLGPGIIAVLSWLGAGDLITSSVAGANYGYAMMWVLAVSLLLRYLIVNIIARFQLCNNQGMTILQGYAQLNPFFAWFLLVYALLMGHLMNAYMIKGAGEALAMLLKVDYPLLCSVAVVLAVWMLVGRNIYSMIEGVMKALLAIMTLAFLALAVMSGPDVAGIVKGTIGFSIPPDEGVHGALLVAVSVIGAVAGSIANFVHPYVMRQKGWVGPEHKRIQRNDLLFAVFVGIVINLAIWIVGAEILRPNGIEVKTLGDLGKALEMFFGSIGWYVFFIGVFATLFASISGKTTAFPMLITDAFQHVRPERRERYGKEFHRDPMHKWFMLFILVTPLIWSLPGMPDFVTLTIGVNALNIVGLPVISLGLLIMSNQKSLLGKEYRNNLFENIALMFATGLALWVAFQLGVDLFT